One region of Pirellulales bacterium genomic DNA includes:
- a CDS encoding DUF2513 domain-containing protein, which yields MPSGNAGGQKDRFARGFQAKDAAYALWRSVGATDGETVDGHRATARTERVSNPIVAAGGRGQRSLSHEIEDCPQHELYLSGGTMKRDMDLVRQILLTIEARSADSCSVGVEIPSRSFHEVGDHLRLMEDAGLVDGVSMSSSSVTCIRMTWQGYDFLEAARNDTAWNNAKDITIKRTGGLAMTAITEGLKVGSP from the coding sequence ATGCCATCGGGCAATGCTGGCGGACAAAAAGACCGTTTCGCTCGCGGCTTTCAGGCAAAAGATGCTGCCTACGCCTTGTGGCGTTCGGTCGGCGCAACCGACGGCGAGACGGTCGACGGGCATCGTGCAACAGCTCGAACGGAACGAGTATCGAATCCAATCGTTGCTGCAGGCGGCCGTGGCCAGCGCAGCCTTTCGCACGAAATAGAAGATTGCCCACAGCATGAATTGTATCTTAGCGGAGGCACTATGAAGCGAGACATGGATTTAGTGCGACAGATTCTTCTGACGATTGAGGCACGATCGGCCGATTCGTGCAGCGTCGGTGTTGAGATACCGAGCCGCAGTTTTCATGAAGTCGGAGACCATTTGCGCCTAATGGAAGACGCAGGTCTTGTAGATGGTGTTTCTATGAGTTCCAGCAGCGTCACTTGCATTCGCATGACTTGGCAAGGATATGACTTTCTTGAAGCGGCACGCAATGACACAGCTTGGAACAACGCGAAGGACATCACCATCAAGAGGACGGGTGGCCTGGCGATGACGGCAATCACAGAAGGTCTGAAAGTCGGCAGTCCGTGA